A region of the Methylobacterium nodulans ORS 2060 genome:
CGCCTGATGCCCCGCCGCAATCCCCGCAGTGCGGACCGACCGCAGGCGGACATTGCGGACGAACCCGAGATCTCGGTCGGGACGGTCGGGCGGCTACGGTGGGCTCTGCAGAGCGGCCGGCACAGGTAGCGCTGGCCCCGACAGTCCTGCAGCTGGAAGCGCCCGCTTAGCGCCCGCACCTCGCCGAGGGTGAGGCTGTTGGCAACCCGGTTCGGTCCATCAGCACGGCCATCCAGGCCTAGCCCCGGTTCGCCGGATCGTAGGTCACCTCGATCGCATGCTTGCTCGGGGCGTGCCCTCGGCGGTTGCTGCCCGTCCTCGCGGCCATTCTGGTGATTTCCGCCATGACGGTCTGGCGGCACGCTCAGCGCTTCACAAAGCCGATATCGGCCGCCACCGCTTTCAGCCGTTCGGGCTCGCGCTCTTTCCGCTCGCTGTAGCGGTCCACCAGGTAGTCGGCCCGCTCGCGCGTCAGCAGCGTGAACTTCATCAACTCCTCGCACACGTCCACCACGCGGTCGTAGAGCGGCCCCGGCTTCATCCGGCCGGCTTCATCAAACTCCTTGTAGGCTATCGGCACCGACGACTGGTTCGGGATGGTGATCATCCGCATCCAGCGCCCGAGCACGCGCAGCGAGTTCACAGCATTGAAGGACTGCGACCCGCCCGAGACCTGCATGACGGCGAGCGTGCGCCCCTGGGTCGGGCGCAAGCTGGCCTCGCTGAGCGGCAGCCAGTCGATCTGGCTCTTCATCACGCCGGTCAGGTTGCCATGGCGCTCGGGGCTGACCCAGATTTGGCCCTCCGACCAGAGTGACAGGTTCCGCAGCTCCTGAACCTTCGGGTGGTCGGCAGTCGCGTCGTCCGGCAGGGGCAGCCCGTGCGCGTGATAGATCCGGACCTCGCCGCTCATGCGCTCCAGGAGCCGGGCCGCCTCATAGGCCAGAAAACGGCTGAACGAGCGCTCACGCAGAGAGCCGTAGAGGATCAGGAAGCGGGGCGCGTGCGTGAGGTGCTCGCGCGATTCCAGGTGCGCCGGCGTTGGCACCTCGAAGTGGGGCTCGCTCAGGTTCGGAGTGCCGTCGGCAAAGGGCTGATGGGGCTTGTCCACGGATCCTCGTTCATCTACGCTTCAAAGATAGTCGAAATGTTGGATCGAAAATGGACGAACGGCAAGCCCTCGCCGCCTTCGCGGCGCTCTCGCAGGAGCACCGCCTGCGCCTCGTGCGCCATCTCGTGACCGCGGGACCTGAAGGGGTTGCAGCAGGGAGTTTGGCCGCGGAGGTCGGCGTGCCGTTCTCCAACGTGTCGTTCCACCTCAAGGAGCTGGCCCACGCTGGCTTGGTCGGATCGCGGCGCGAAGGCCGCTCGGTCATCTACAGCGCCGATTACCCGGCGCTGTCCGGCCTGATCCAGTTCCTGATGAAGGATTGCTGCGGCGGCCACCCGGAGGTCTGCACCCCGGCCGTCACGGCGCTCGCGGCCTGCTGCCCCTCTGAAGGAGACACCGCCCATGCCTGATCGCGTCTACAACGTGCTGTTCCTCTGCACGCACAACTCGGCTCGCTCGATCCTGGCCGAGGCGCTGCTGAACCACCTCGGCGGCGGCTGCTTCCGGGCATTCTCAGCCGGCAGCGAGGGCGGTCCCGGCCCCAACCCGATGACCCTCAAGGTGCTTGAGGCCGAGGGCATTCCCACCGCCGGCCTCGCCTCGAAACCCTGGGACGTGTTCGCCCAGCCCGGCGCGCCCGTGATGGACATGATCATCACCGTCTGCGACGAGGCCGCTGGCGAAGCCTGCCCGGTCTGGCCGGGCCGGCCGATCACTGCGCACCGGGGCATCGAGGATCCGTCGCGGGTCGAGGGCAGCGAGATCGAGCGCGAGCGGGCCTTCGTCACGGCGCTGCATTACCTGCGCAACCGCATCAGGCTCCTGCTCGCCATGCCGATCGAGAGCCTGG
Encoded here:
- the arsH gene encoding arsenical resistance protein ArsH, whose translation is MDKPHQPFADGTPNLSEPHFEVPTPAHLESREHLTHAPRFLILYGSLRERSFSRFLAYEAARLLERMSGEVRIYHAHGLPLPDDATADHPKVQELRNLSLWSEGQIWVSPERHGNLTGVMKSQIDWLPLSEASLRPTQGRTLAVMQVSGGSQSFNAVNSLRVLGRWMRMITIPNQSSVPIAYKEFDEAGRMKPGPLYDRVVDVCEELMKFTLLTRERADYLVDRYSERKEREPERLKAVAADIGFVKR
- a CDS encoding ArsR/SmtB family transcription factor, which produces MDERQALAAFAALSQEHRLRLVRHLVTAGPEGVAAGSLAAEVGVPFSNVSFHLKELAHAGLVGSRREGRSVIYSADYPALSGLIQFLMKDCCGGHPEVCTPAVTALAACCPSEGDTAHA
- a CDS encoding arsenate reductase ArsC; the encoded protein is MPDRVYNVLFLCTHNSARSILAEALLNHLGGGCFRAFSAGSEGGPGPNPMTLKVLEAEGIPTAGLASKPWDVFAQPGAPVMDMIITVCDEAAGEACPVWPGRPITAHRGIEDPSRVEGSEIERERAFVTALHYLRNRIRLLLAMPIESLDRLAIASRLREIGQQEGATALRPEVA